The following proteins come from a genomic window of Halanaerobiaceae bacterium ANBcell28:
- a CDS encoding DUF3231 family protein yields MKVTEILNTNKLFKKSITNTEEISISESYNIFDALRSRYISLETNQIFINFIHDREFDIFIKNIIRKYKSQIKILENLCEKFNIPAPSKPPADFKTSAQIGAINDKIIFRRVHQDLIAELYSLAKTITTTITNDNLRDQFNEFTNSHLDDYDSFQKFGKVKGWADIVPSYNNHKPTKKENLAVSEAAHLWDIIALRYHQLQMTSIFLEFVHDEEFRLIIKKGKSTLHNQIKTIEEKLKKEEIPLPEKPLAHQKTTMDPESINDAFIFMTISDGIRRAIHLHIRSIIETVKDDNSRSFYKNLYTEEISIYSNFIKYGKVKGWIQSPPKYMTF; encoded by the coding sequence ATGAAAGTTACTGAGATACTTAATACCAATAAATTATTTAAAAAAAGCATTACTAATACAGAAGAAATCTCAATATCTGAATCCTATAATATATTTGATGCCCTGCGAAGCAGATATATAAGTTTGGAAACTAACCAAATTTTTATAAATTTTATTCATGATCGTGAATTTGATATATTTATAAAAAACATCATAAGAAAATATAAAAGCCAAATTAAAATCCTTGAAAATTTATGTGAAAAATTTAATATTCCGGCTCCTTCAAAGCCTCCAGCAGATTTTAAAACCTCTGCACAAATAGGTGCAATAAATGATAAAATTATATTTAGGAGGGTTCATCAAGATTTAATAGCAGAACTATATTCCCTGGCGAAAACCATAACTACTACTATAACTAATGATAATTTAAGAGATCAATTTAATGAATTTACTAACAGCCATCTTGATGACTATGATTCATTCCAAAAATTTGGTAAAGTAAAAGGATGGGCCGATATTGTCCCTTCCTATAATAACCACAAACCTACAAAAAAAGAAAACTTAGCAGTCAGTGAAGCAGCTCATTTGTGGGACATAATCGCTTTGCGCTATCACCAATTACAAATGACTTCTATATTTTTAGAATTTGTACATGACGAAGAATTTCGACTTATCATTAAAAAAGGAAAATCAACACTTCATAACCAGATTAAGACTATTGAAGAAAAATTAAAAAAAGAAGAAATCCCTCTGCCTGAAAAGCCATTAGCCCATCAAAAAACAACTATGGATCCTGAAAGCATAAATGATGCTTTTATATTTATGACTATTTCAGATGGAATTCGTCGTGCTATACATTTGCATATCAGGTCTATAATAGAGACAGTAAAGGATGATAATTCACGATCTTTTTATAAAAATTTATATACTGAAGAAATAAGTATATATAGCAACTTTATAAAATATGGTAAAGTAAAAGGGTGGATCCAGTCTCCCCCTAAATATATGACATTTTAA
- a CDS encoding BsuPI-related putative proteinase inhibitor, with amino-acid sequence MTILKKKDLQFGSGQQFEIIVRDKEDQEVYRYSEGKFFTMALVFKSIEAGESLSWQYEWDMKDKDGKLVSPGKYYAEIEIITIADEDKEIADSQLKSILEFELVESKKNFYDISEENVVQEYFEGDNILLDYKLSEEGIIKDEYAKEIIENTADKVIKAIHNKDFERIAEYVHPEKGLRFTPYTYVNIERDIVFSKEEVANFFEDQNRYLWGYYDGKGNEIKLTPKEYYDEFIYSADFIDAEEIGYNEVLSSGNMLENQFDVYDKPIVVEYYFSGFDPDFDGMDWRSLRLVFEEYRGKWKLVGIIHNQWTI; translated from the coding sequence ATCACCATTCTGAAAAAAAAGGATCTTCAATTTGGATCAGGACAACAGTTTGAAATAATTGTAAGAGATAAAGAGGATCAAGAAGTATATCGCTACTCTGAAGGCAAGTTTTTTACAATGGCACTAGTATTTAAAAGTATTGAAGCTGGTGAATCTTTGAGCTGGCAGTATGAGTGGGATATGAAAGACAAAGATGGTAAATTAGTAAGTCCAGGAAAATATTATGCTGAAATAGAGATTATTACAATAGCAGATGAAGATAAAGAAATTGCAGACAGTCAATTGAAAAGCATATTAGAATTTGAGCTGGTGGAAAGCAAAAAGAATTTTTATGATATTAGTGAAGAAAATGTTGTGCAAGAATATTTTGAGGGAGACAATATTTTATTAGATTATAAATTAAGTGAAGAAGGAATTATTAAAGATGAATATGCTAAAGAAATTATTGAAAATACTGCAGATAAAGTAATTAAAGCTATACACAATAAAGATTTCGAAAGAATTGCAGAATATGTTCATCCAGAAAAAGGTCTAAGATTTACCCCTTACACCTATGTTAATATAGAGCGGGATATTGTTTTTTCAAAAGAAGAAGTAGCAAATTTCTTTGAAGATCAAAATCGTTACCTATGGGGCTATTATGATGGTAAAGGAAATGAAATAAAGTTAACCCCTAAAGAATACTATGATGAATTTATTTATTCTGCAGACTTTATTGATGCTGAGGAAATTGGATATAATGAGGTATTAAGTAGTGGAAATATGCTTGAAAATCAATTTGATGTTTACGATAAACCAATAGTAGTAGAATATTATTTTTCTGGATTTGATCCTGATTTTGACGGAATGGACTGGAGAAGTCTGCGCCTGGTTTTTGAAGAATACAGGGGAAAATGGAAATTAGTCGGGATTATCCACAATCAATGGACAATATAA
- a CDS encoding BCCT family transporter: protein MLKISIEIQVDGRSLTMNKKMTQTIMEEKLHSRNFTKWGLDMNPVVSLGAGIIVLLFSAFAFFDLEQANEIFALLNNSIVSNFDWLFILSSSLFILITLYLAFSRLGSVRIGGLEADPEFSNFAWYSMLISAGMGIGLMFWAVGEPLYHAEFIPPIFSDPNTVNQALATTFFHWGFHPWAIYALISLALAFFAYNKGLPLSLRSVFYPVLKEKTFGLWGDAIDILAVVACLFGLATSLGLGVQQINSGLNYLFGINISVMTQVFLIIAITAIATLSVVSGIDKGVKFLSKMNIKLVLIFMIAILILGPTVFILKTFSNSLGLYLNDFLKSSFFISLSDSSWQGDWSVFYLAWWISWSPFVGMFIARISKGRTIREFVTAVLLVPSLLSFVWLSVFGGTAIHINQLFNGQLFATVENNLPVALFELIQYLDIAFLQGVLRIALSVLGTILVISFFVTSSDSGSLVVDNITSGGKLNSPVPQRVFWACMEGLIAIILLLIGGEEALLALQTAVISTGLPFAIILIIMGILLVGSIRKSYKRQKNIKDNEHFEKMIETFDVQIDEDGVA, encoded by the coding sequence ATGCTAAAAATTAGTATTGAAATTCAAGTAGATGGAAGGAGTTTAACTATGAACAAAAAAATGACACAAACAATTATGGAAGAGAAACTTCATAGTAGGAATTTTACAAAATGGGGGTTGGATATGAATCCAGTGGTTTCACTTGGAGCTGGAATTATTGTCTTATTATTTTCTGCTTTCGCATTTTTTGATTTAGAACAAGCTAATGAAATTTTTGCACTACTTAATAATTCTATTGTTAGTAATTTTGATTGGCTTTTCATATTATCAAGTAGTTTATTTATTCTTATAACTTTGTATTTAGCTTTCTCAAGATTAGGTTCTGTGCGTATTGGTGGATTAGAAGCAGATCCTGAATTTAGTAATTTTGCCTGGTATTCAATGTTGATATCAGCAGGTATGGGTATTGGACTAATGTTTTGGGCAGTTGGAGAGCCTCTGTATCATGCAGAGTTTATACCACCTATTTTTTCAGATCCAAATACAGTGAATCAGGCATTGGCCACTACCTTTTTTCACTGGGGATTTCATCCCTGGGCTATATATGCACTTATCTCACTGGCTTTAGCCTTTTTTGCATATAATAAGGGCTTACCCCTATCTTTACGTTCGGTATTTTATCCAGTCTTGAAAGAAAAAACATTTGGTTTATGGGGAGATGCCATTGATATTTTAGCTGTGGTTGCCTGTTTGTTTGGACTGGCTACCTCTTTGGGTCTAGGTGTACAGCAGATTAACAGTGGTTTGAATTATTTATTTGGAATTAATATAAGCGTAATGACACAGGTATTTTTAATAATAGCCATTACAGCCATTGCAACATTGAGTGTGGTTTCTGGTATTGATAAAGGTGTAAAGTTTTTGTCTAAAATGAATATTAAATTGGTATTGATTTTTATGATAGCAATACTTATTTTAGGTCCAACTGTATTTATTCTTAAAACATTCAGCAATTCTTTAGGATTATATTTAAATGATTTCTTGAAATCTTCCTTTTTTATCTCTCTAAGTGATAGTTCATGGCAGGGTGATTGGTCAGTATTTTATCTTGCATGGTGGATCTCCTGGTCACCATTTGTAGGTATGTTTATTGCCCGTATTTCAAAAGGTAGAACAATTAGAGAGTTTGTAACAGCTGTATTACTTGTTCCATCATTGTTATCTTTTGTCTGGTTATCTGTTTTTGGTGGAACTGCCATTCATATAAACCAATTATTTAACGGGCAACTATTTGCCACAGTAGAAAACAATTTGCCTGTTGCTCTCTTTGAGTTGATTCAATATCTGGATATAGCTTTTTTACAGGGAGTTTTGCGTATAGCTTTATCAGTCTTAGGAACAATCCTGGTTATATCATTCTTTGTGACATCCAGTGATTCAGGTTCTTTAGTTGTTGACAATATTACTTCAGGAGGAAAACTAAATTCGCCTGTACCACAACGTGTTTTTTGGGCATGCATGGAAGGTCTTATAGCAATCATCCTTCTTTTAATAGGTGGGGAAGAGGCATTGTTGGCACTTCAAACAGCTGTTATTAGTACAGGTTTACCCTTTGCAATAATTTTGATAATAATGGGTATTTTGCTAGTGGGAAGTATTCGAAAGTCATATAAAAGGCAGAAAAATATAAAAGATAATGAACATTTTGAGAAAATGATTGAAACATTTGATGTACAGATTGATGAAGATGGAGTTGCATGA
- a CDS encoding Uma2 family endonuclease, with protein MKVNTTDLQNSFGKYLALTEKEDIIISKNGKTVAKLVKHVEPNYYLIKEESNKYLTRKKITYDEYMEIVDSSDQRFELIDGEIYLLASPSFNHQVVVNEISGIFYNFFKDKNCHSLSAPLDIRLFGFATKFEEDPNVVQPDIVVVCDEDNIDEKGRYIGIPTLIVEVLSPSTQSKDMTAKLQLYKKSGISEYWIVDIEKKRILQYIFSEKEIEDYKIIEDKKTITSCSFEGLNVSLEDIFRT; from the coding sequence ATGAAGGTAAATACTACAGACTTACAGAATTCTTTTGGAAAGTATCTTGCCCTAACTGAAAAAGAAGATATTATCATTAGCAAAAATGGTAAGACAGTTGCTAAACTTGTCAAACATGTAGAGCCAAATTACTATCTAATTAAAGAAGAATCTAATAAATATTTGACACGAAAGAAAATTACTTATGATGAGTATATGGAAATAGTAGATTCATCAGACCAGAGATTTGAACTAATAGATGGTGAAATATATTTATTAGCGTCTCCATCTTTTAATCATCAAGTTGTAGTAAACGAGATATCAGGCATTTTTTATAATTTTTTTAAAGATAAAAACTGCCATTCACTATCTGCACCCTTAGATATAAGACTATTTGGTTTTGCTACTAAATTTGAAGAAGACCCTAATGTTGTTCAACCTGATATAGTTGTTGTATGTGATGAAGATAACATTGATGAAAAAGGAAGATATATTGGAATACCAACATTAATTGTAGAAGTCCTTTCTCCCTCTACCCAAAGCAAAGACATGACAGCTAAATTGCAACTTTATAAGAAAAGCGGTATTTCTGAATACTGGATAGTTGATATAGAGAAGAAAAGAATATTACAGTATATATTTTCAGAAAAAGAAATAGAGGACTACAAAATAATTGAAGATAAGAAAACTATCACTTCATGTTCTTTTGAGGGGCTTAATGTTTCTCTAGAGGATATATTCAGGACTTAA
- a CDS encoding Uma2 family endonuclease, giving the protein MCKNRDLKNVTKVKESKREYKNLQKREYTYQDYLKLPEEPGYRYEVLKGKLIKEPSPSVMHQRVSRRLQRLLEDYFWEHNPEGEVFNAPLDVTFNDITVVQPDIFFVPEIKNNIIKEKRIDGSPFLVVEIISPYNPRKDRVQKLQIYQEDQVDHYWLVNPQDKTFECFALRDNVYALISTGMKSDIIEHPDFEGLRISLEELWYQGSDMNAK; this is encoded by the coding sequence ATGTGTAAAAATAGAGATTTAAAGAATGTTACTAAAGTTAAGGAAAGTAAGAGAGAATACAAAAATTTACAAAAACGCGAATATACTTATCAAGACTACCTAAAACTTCCCGAAGAACCTGGTTATAGATACGAGGTTCTAAAAGGAAAATTGATTAAAGAACCATCACCAAGTGTTATGCACCAACGAGTCTCGCGAAGACTGCAGCGTCTGCTGGAAGATTATTTCTGGGAACATAATCCTGAAGGGGAAGTCTTTAATGCGCCCCTTGATGTAACTTTTAACGATATTACAGTGGTACAACCAGATATTTTCTTTGTTCCGGAAATAAAAAATAATATCATCAAAGAAAAAAGAATTGATGGTTCCCCTTTTCTGGTAGTAGAAATTATCTCTCCTTATAATCCTCGCAAAGACAGGGTGCAAAAATTACAAATTTATCAGGAAGATCAGGTTGACCACTACTGGTTAGTAAACCCTCAAGACAAAACCTTTGAATGTTTTGCTCTACGTGATAATGTCTATGCCCTTATTTCTACAGGAATGAAATCTGATATTATTGAACATCCCGATTTTGAAGGTTTAAGAATTTCTTTGGAAGAATTATGGTACCAAGGTAGTGATATGAATGCTAAATAA
- a CDS encoding MATE family efflux transporter — MNLYLLYSPVWRKALILSWPIVLNHVFVTAMRTVDMILMGFFGPAAVAAVGLGDVWERIVLRIGLGLGTGGIALISQQTGADLDKSANNSDIVLTQVLITGAIVGIPFILIGWLIPEKLIRILGADSDVIFLGAQYLMAVFSAAPFRIISLIAGRALQGTGDTRTPMIVGIISNAVNIALSLVLALGIGIFPELGVVGVGIGTFVAKLLDSIIYTVIFILPGGKLSLSRPSKDWDLTISKQLLKVGIPSSLQGGYESLITFPFNALLLLIGTEAAAAYHIGRRIQQQLMAPLSRAYGTVTTIMSGHKLGAGQAEESKKIAKGIICLTAMTLGFLSIVLFIFAPQIVRIFSDDISTMQYSIGFLRALAFGAPLLAFSHVISGLLTAAGDTRTPFYGVLINQTLFKLGLAYFLSVTLNWNLTGIYIALVLEHLGQLIWVARRFKGRKWIIEAQQMINERNTFV; from the coding sequence ATGAATTTATACTTATTATATTCTCCTGTCTGGAGAAAAGCTTTGATATTATCCTGGCCAATAGTTCTTAATCATGTCTTTGTAACTGCCATGCGTACTGTAGATATGATCTTGATGGGTTTTTTCGGGCCGGCAGCTGTAGCAGCTGTGGGACTTGGTGATGTCTGGGAAAGAATAGTCTTAAGAATAGGTCTAGGTTTAGGTACTGGAGGTATAGCCTTAATTTCTCAACAAACAGGAGCTGACTTAGATAAGTCAGCCAATAATTCAGATATAGTACTGACACAGGTACTTATCACTGGAGCTATAGTTGGAATTCCTTTTATACTTATAGGGTGGCTAATCCCTGAAAAATTAATTAGAATATTAGGAGCAGATTCAGATGTAATATTTCTGGGTGCTCAGTACTTAATGGCAGTATTTTCAGCTGCACCTTTCAGGATTATCAGTTTAATAGCAGGACGTGCTTTACAGGGTACAGGAGATACCAGGACACCTATGATAGTTGGAATTATAAGCAATGCTGTTAATATAGCTTTATCCCTTGTTTTGGCGTTAGGAATAGGTATCTTTCCAGAATTAGGTGTTGTAGGAGTTGGTATTGGGACATTTGTAGCTAAATTATTGGATTCAATAATTTATACTGTGATTTTTATATTACCTGGTGGTAAACTTAGTTTATCAAGACCCTCTAAAGATTGGGATCTTACCATTAGTAAGCAGTTGTTAAAAGTAGGTATCCCTAGTAGTTTACAGGGAGGTTATGAGAGCCTGATAACTTTTCCATTTAATGCTTTGTTACTTTTGATAGGTACTGAAGCAGCCGCCGCCTATCATATTGGGAGGCGTATTCAACAACAATTAATGGCACCATTATCAAGAGCTTATGGTACGGTTACTACCATTATGAGCGGACATAAATTAGGGGCAGGTCAGGCAGAAGAAAGTAAGAAAATAGCGAAAGGTATCATCTGCTTAACTGCGATGACACTCGGCTTTTTATCTATAGTACTTTTTATATTTGCACCACAAATTGTGAGGATTTTTTCAGATGATATAAGCACAATGCAGTATTCTATAGGATTTTTAAGGGCTTTAGCTTTTGGGGCCCCACTATTAGCTTTTTCTCATGTAATATCAGGTCTCTTGACTGCAGCAGGGGATACGAGGACACCCTTTTATGGAGTATTAATCAATCAAACATTATTTAAATTAGGATTAGCTTATTTTCTTAGTGTTACTTTAAATTGGAATCTTACAGGTATTTATATTGCTTTAGTACTTGAACATTTAGGGCAGCTAATTTGGGTAGCCAGAAGGTTTAAGGGTAGAAAATGGATAATAGAAGCACAGCAAATGATCAATGAACGTAATACCTTTGTATAG
- a CDS encoding DUF6263 family protein gives MKKSLVLLLAVSMFLTVSLISIAETSYELYFDLQEGAVYNIDMVTNTHMSQNIFGQSVDMDQVMTVKYLYSIEEITSDNIYIIEMKFLDMENLYTEFDVSGPEDIDLESLNEELDYFNDILIDQTIQMHMDRYGNVIDVKGFDDYMMEMYLYLLENEEDPEALLAFQNFTGQFNDEVIKQSFQGYNSFMPDKAVSIGETWMSNIELALEFPIVLETKYTLENVTDDEFIISYEGSMDDFSDLMSMFGLDELGMDFVFDFDTTYTGVVHLDRDTRWYNSMEMKMVMDGRMIMIVPLDDAGNTQEIIIPMNTNSEFTLISY, from the coding sequence ATGAAAAAAAGTTTAGTTTTATTATTAGCAGTTTCAATGTTTTTGACAGTCTCTTTGATTTCAATTGCTGAAACAAGTTATGAACTTTATTTTGACCTTCAAGAAGGTGCAGTTTATAATATTGATATGGTGACGAATACTCATATGAGTCAAAACATATTTGGTCAATCAGTAGATATGGATCAAGTTATGACTGTTAAGTATCTATATTCGATAGAAGAAATTACAAGTGATAATATATACATAATTGAAATGAAATTTCTTGATATGGAAAATTTATACACCGAATTTGATGTAAGTGGTCCAGAAGATATTGATCTTGAAAGTTTAAATGAAGAATTAGATTATTTTAATGACATATTGATTGATCAGACAATACAAATGCATATGGATCGTTATGGAAATGTCATAGATGTTAAAGGCTTTGATGACTATATGATGGAAATGTATTTATATCTTCTAGAAAATGAAGAAGATCCAGAAGCCCTTTTGGCTTTTCAAAATTTTACTGGACAATTCAATGATGAAGTTATAAAACAATCTTTTCAAGGATATAATTCCTTTATGCCAGATAAAGCTGTTAGTATAGGTGAAACTTGGATGAGTAATATTGAGCTTGCTTTAGAATTTCCTATAGTTCTTGAAACAAAATATACCTTAGAAAACGTTACAGATGATGAATTTATTATAAGTTATGAAGGAAGTATGGATGACTTTAGTGATTTAATGTCCATGTTTGGCTTAGATGAATTAGGTATGGACTTTGTATTTGATTTTGATACTACTTATACAGGAGTAGTTCACCTTGATAGAGATACTCGTTGGTATAATAGTATGGAAATGAAGATGGTCATGGATGGCAGGATGATTATGATTGTACCTTTAGATGATGCAGGTAATACTCAAGAAATCATTATACCAATGAATACTAATTCTGAGTTTACCTTAATATCATATTAA
- a CDS encoding cation diffusion facilitator family transporter, which produces MRRVRSDAPDSGNAKLYRKAIMIAIIGNIFLTVIKVLLAWYTGSSAVFSDAANSLTDILYSFMMGLGLYLAQRPADETHPQGHKLFEPLVGLFIAVAIGAAGVVAVWQSIQHFLGRGEQVALGWPTVVLVIAGLTKYIMYRMVSQVAEKVHSPAIEATARDNLADILISSSALIGVWGSRFIHPYFDPIAGLFVAIWIFRTTAEIIRENFGYLTGKGAPLELTEEIRKTACSISEVDNVNQIVAEYIGPQLRVDMHINVDGDISLERAHDIGEEVREEVEKIKEVELVFVHIEPTEHGEASVCKDRNRKK; this is translated from the coding sequence ATGAGAAGAGTAAGATCAGATGCACCGGATTCTGGAAATGCTAAATTATACAGAAAAGCAATTATGATCGCTATTATAGGAAATATCTTTCTAACAGTTATTAAGGTGCTTTTGGCCTGGTATACAGGAAGTAGTGCGGTTTTTTCAGATGCTGCAAATTCATTAACTGATATTTTATATAGTTTTATGATGGGTTTAGGTCTTTATCTGGCTCAAAGACCTGCAGATGAGACTCATCCCCAGGGACATAAATTATTTGAGCCTTTAGTGGGCTTATTTATTGCCGTTGCCATTGGAGCTGCCGGGGTAGTTGCTGTCTGGCAAAGTATTCAACACTTTTTAGGCAGAGGAGAGCAAGTAGCCCTGGGTTGGCCAACAGTTGTATTAGTAATTGCAGGATTAACAAAATATATTATGTATAGAATGGTAAGCCAGGTAGCAGAAAAGGTACATAGCCCTGCAATTGAAGCTACAGCGCGAGACAATCTTGCTGATATCTTGATATCATCTTCTGCATTAATAGGGGTTTGGGGTTCTCGCTTTATACATCCTTATTTTGACCCAATTGCAGGTCTTTTTGTAGCCATCTGGATATTCCGTACTACAGCAGAAATAATACGGGAAAATTTTGGATATTTGACTGGTAAAGGTGCTCCTTTAGAGTTAACAGAAGAGATTCGGAAAACAGCTTGTAGTATTTCAGAAGTAGATAATGTTAATCAAATAGTAGCTGAATATATTGGACCACAATTAAGGGTTGATATGCATATTAATGTTGATGGTGATATATCATTGGAAAGAGCCCATGACATAGGAGAAGAAGTTCGTGAAGAAGTTGAAAAAATAAAAGAAGTTGAATTAGTATTTGTACATATAGAGCCGACAGAGCATGGCGAAGCTAGTGTTTGTAAAGATAGAAATAGAAAAAAGTAA
- the proC gene encoding pyrroline-5-carboxylate reductase, whose protein sequence is MKLGIIGLGKMGTSLLKGIVKKEIYLPNDIIGSDLNADIRESNENYFFIRTCKKNTEVVKKSDIIILAVKPQVMANVLKEIAPYSEKKIIISIAAGIDIEKIKNHLAETCRVVRVMPNTPAMVNQAVSAVAVDPNFKSDNESQNILSKDLEKVDEILASVGEVVHVEENMMDAVTGLSGSGPAYIYLLIEALSDGGVLMGLSRDISMKLAAQTVLGAASMVMETGKHPGELKDMVTSPAGTTIKAIESLEQNGFRSSIISAVKASAERSKELNES, encoded by the coding sequence ATGAAATTAGGAATAATAGGTCTGGGTAAAATGGGAACTAGCCTCTTAAAGGGTATCGTAAAAAAAGAAATATATCTTCCTAATGATATAATTGGTTCTGACTTAAATGCAGATATTAGAGAAAGTAATGAAAACTATTTTTTTATACGAACCTGTAAAAAAAATACTGAGGTAGTGAAAAAATCAGATATTATAATTTTAGCTGTTAAACCACAGGTTATGGCAAATGTTTTAAAAGAAATTGCCCCATATTCAGAAAAAAAAATAATTATTTCTATTGCGGCAGGTATCGATATAGAAAAGATAAAGAATCATCTAGCAGAAACTTGTCGTGTAGTAAGGGTGATGCCTAATACTCCAGCAATGGTTAATCAAGCAGTTTCGGCTGTAGCTGTAGATCCTAATTTTAAATCGGATAATGAAAGTCAAAATATTTTAAGCAAAGATTTAGAGAAAGTTGATGAAATTTTAGCTAGCGTAGGAGAAGTAGTTCATGTAGAAGAAAACATGATGGATGCTGTGACTGGATTAAGTGGTAGTGGGCCAGCATATATATATTTGTTAATTGAAGCCCTATCAGATGGAGGAGTTTTAATGGGTTTATCAAGAGACATTTCTATGAAGCTAGCTGCTCAGACAGTATTAGGAGCTGCTAGCATGGTTATGGAGACTGGCAAACATCCAGGAGAATTAAAAGATATGGTTACCTCGCCTGCAGGAACAACCATAAAAGCAATAGAAAGTTTAGAACAAAACGGTTTTCGTTCTAGTATAATTTCTGCTGTTAAAGCATCTGCAGAAAGATCAAAAGAATTAAATGAATCCTAA
- a CDS encoding glutamate-5-semialdehyde dehydrogenase, with translation MSIREDLIKQAKQSKLAARNLANISSEIKDKALLHIANSLEKSKDIIIKENKKDMEAGKKAGLSKAMLDRLELNDKRIKGMADGLRELVALKDPIGDVMKMWKRPNGLQIGQMRVPLGVIGIIYESRPNVTIDAAGLCLKAGNAVILRGGSEAINSNKILTKIASEAACESGLPEGAVQLVQTTDREAVGVLFELNDYLDVLIPRGGASLINRVVNESKVPVIETGVGNCHIYVDSDADLDMALDIVYNAKTDRPAVCNAAEGLLVHQDIADKFLKNLYDLFNKNNVEIRGCEKAVKIIKDVKAAEESDWSQEYLDYIMAVKVVSDMDEAIEHIANYSSKHSEAIITNNYQKSQRFLQEIDAAAVYVNASTRFTDGGQFGLGAEIGISTQKLHARGPMGLNELTTIKYIIYGQGQVRN, from the coding sequence ATGAGTATTAGAGAAGATCTTATAAAACAAGCAAAACAATCAAAATTAGCAGCTAGAAACTTAGCTAACATATCAAGTGAAATTAAGGATAAGGCTTTGTTACACATTGCAAATAGCCTGGAAAAATCAAAGGATATTATTATTAAAGAAAATAAGAAAGACATGGAAGCAGGTAAAAAAGCAGGTTTAAGTAAGGCTATGTTAGATCGCTTGGAATTGAATGATAAAAGAATTAAGGGTATGGCTGATGGTTTAAGAGAGTTGGTCGCTTTAAAAGACCCAATTGGAGATGTAATGAAAATGTGGAAAAGGCCTAATGGCTTACAAATTGGTCAAATGCGTGTTCCTTTGGGGGTAATAGGAATTATTTATGAATCCAGACCGAATGTAACTATAGATGCAGCAGGTTTATGTCTTAAAGCTGGTAATGCAGTTATCTTAAGAGGTGGTTCGGAGGCAATAAACTCTAATAAAATTCTTACTAAAATAGCTTCTGAAGCAGCATGTGAATCTGGTCTTCCAGAAGGAGCCGTACAATTAGTTCAAACTACAGATAGAGAAGCTGTTGGTGTTTTGTTTGAATTAAATGATTACCTAGATGTACTTATACCTAGAGGAGGAGCAAGCTTAATTAATAGAGTTGTAAATGAATCTAAGGTTCCTGTAATTGAAACTGGTGTAGGAAACTGTCATATATATGTTGATTCTGATGCTGATTTAGATATGGCCCTAGATATAGTATATAATGCAAAAACTGACCGTCCTGCAGTATGTAATGCAGCAGAAGGTTTGTTAGTACACCAAGATATAGCTGATAAATTTCTAAAAAACTTGTATGACTTATTTAATAAAAACAATGTAGAAATAAGGGGGTGTGAAAAGGCAGTTAAGATTATAAAAGATGTAAAGGCGGCAGAAGAAAGTGATTGGAGTCAAGAATATTTAGATTATATTATGGCTGTAAAAGTAGTAAGTGATATGGATGAGGCTATTGAGCATATTGCTAATTATAGTAGTAAACATTCAGAAGCTATTATTACTAATAATTATCAGAAAAGCCAACGCTTTTTACAGGAAATAGATGCAGCTGCTGTCTATGTAAATGCGTCTACTCGTTTTACAGATGGGGGTCAGTTCGGCTTAGGTGCTGAAATCGGAATAAGCACACAAAAACTACATGCTCGTGGTCCGATGGGTTTAAATGAACTAACTACTATAAAATATATAATTTATGGGCAAGGACAAGTGCGAAACTAA